The sequence below is a genomic window from Sorangiineae bacterium MSr12523.
GTCCATTCCTGCTGCGGCCTCGGCGGGGGAAATCCCTTCGAATCGCAGATCGGTTTGACCTTCCAGGTTGGGGTGCGCCACCGTGACCGGCTCGCCAATGAAGTCGACCGACGCCACGCGAACGAGCTCGACCTCCGGGTGCCGCAAAAGTCGTCGGATGATCTCCGCTCCACCGTAACCGCTACCGCCAATGACGGCGGCTTTGAATCGCTTTGCCATGCGCGGAGCCTAATCCAACTTGTTGGAGTCGTCTCAACGCAACGTTCGAGGGGACGGGTAGGGGCTAGCGATCTCTTGGCCGTCGAGCAGCGGCAGCGAGACAAGTCCGGCGAGCCCGGCGCCCTTGTCCGTCTCTGCCGCGAAGATCGCCAGGCCCTATGGCGATCCTTTCTCTCTGTACCGAACATCGCGCCGGTCTCGCCGGTTTCGTCCCGCTGCCGCGGTTCTTGCACGGCGCTCGTTCGAGACCGCGCACCTTCAATCGAAAGGTTGCCTTACCGGGAAGTTTTACTCCCAATGATGAAGGTCGGCATCATGTGCTCGAGCTTGGGCTCGATGGTTTTGCGATCCGCCGTTGGGTACACGAGCTGGAACGTGGCAAATCGGTCCGTCGTGGTGACCGTGCGCTGAAAAAACGATTTGCCGTGGACCGTTCCCGCGAGCGAAAAGGCATTTGCCGTTTTTTCGGTTTTGGCAGGAAGGATGGTGCGACCCGTCTCGGGCTCGTCGGCCTTGTCGTGTTCGAACATCGAGTCCAGCGAGGTGCCCGCCTGCAGGTAGCCACCACGCATGGTCAGCTCGAGTTCCCCTTTGCGGATGGCGCCGTCGACGGCCACGATGTCGCGAAACTCGTTGGGAATGCACAGCGAGTAACCCACGTTGGTGTCGACGTACGGCACCAGCCCGGACGAGCATGCCATGGGCGCAGACGGGGCCGGTGTTGCCGGAGCCGGGGCCATGATCGGTGCCGCGCTCGCGGATGCGACGGGTGGCGGCGCCGAAGGCTTGGGCGGTGCCGCCGAGGACGAGGCGACGGGGGTCGCCGCGCGTGCAGGCGGCGAGTCCGCGGGCGACCGAAAGGCGAACCACACGACGCCGAGGGCCGCGGTACCTGCGAGTGCGATCCACAGGAAGGGGTTACCCTTGCGCGGCGCAGGTCGCGCCGGCACGTCGACCGATGCCATGGCCGTGCTGATCGAAGGCTCCGGCTTGTGCACGTCTACGCGCGTCGTATCCGGCACGCGCAGCGACGCCACGGTAGCCGCCAGCGGATCGACCGGAGCCCGCGTGCGGGCTGCTGCTGGGGCCTCGGGCAACGGATCCACGAGGGTCGCGCCCTTTGCCGCGAGCACCAGCGCGTCCCAGAAGTCGCCCGCGCTCGCGTAGCGCTCCTTTGGGTCGACCGCGAGCGCGCGAAGCAGCACCTGCTCGACGGCATCGGCCGCCGTGCCTACGTCGATGTCCAGCGCCCGCAACGTGGGCCGGTGCTGCACATTGCTCGATGCCACGAACAGCTGTGCGCTGTCGCCTTGCATCGCCGAGTGCCCCGCGGTCATCTCGACCACGATGAGCGCGAGCGCGAACACATCGGTCCACGGACCGGTGGCGCCGAAACGGCGATCGAACTGCTCTGGCGCACCGTAACGCGGCGTGAAGGCATGCAGCGACATGCCCGTCGCCTCGTGCGCGCGCTGGAGATCCGTGGATTCGCCGATGACCTTCGCGATACCGAAATCGACGACCTTGATGATTCGCTTGCCCGCGACCGTGCACAGAAACAGATTCGCCGGCTTGATGTCCCGGTGCGCGATGCCCTGCGCATGCGCCGTGGCCAGCGCGCGTGCGGCAGGTTCGAGCAACGCCAAGGTCTCTTCCAGGCTGCGCGGCGGCAGATCCTTTTTCGATCGCGCGCGAAGGTCGTCTTCGAGCGACTCGCCGTCGAGCCATTCGAGCACCAGGTACGGTGTCCACGTGCCGTTCGGCGACGTGGTGGCACCGACGTCCAGCGCTTGCACGATGTTGGCATTCGCGCGCGACAGCCGATGCAACAGCTTTCCCTCGTCGAGGAACGACTGCAGAAAGCGCTCGCGCTCTTCCCCGGCCAGCTTGCGCGGAATCTTGAGGCACTTGATGGCCACCGCGTCGTCGAGGCCCTTGTGGTGCCCTCGATAGACGACTGCAAATCCGCCCTCGCCGACGACCTTCTCGACGTCGTAACGCCCCTCGAGCGCGTGACCGATCCACGCGAACGGATCGTCCGGATCCGACGTCATGGGCGATGAAGCTCCTACGACCATGGGCATCTCATACCACGGCGCCGTTCAGATCGGCCGCGATGCGCTCGGCAAAGCTGCGGTCACTGCCGCGTGCGCTCGCCGCCATGCGAAAGAGGCCGCCCGGGTACGTTTCTGCACTCCAGGGTACGCCTCCATTTTTCCAGAGCGGCTGCCACGCTACATAGCCGTGCCCGGGGGCGAACCAGCGGTTGCCCTCGCGCCATGCCGATCCGGTGCGGTACGCGAGCACGAGGCTCGTGCCGCCGTCGCCGGACAGCGACCACGGCGCGAACCCGCCGACGTCACCTTCGCGGCGAAGGTTCGTCGCATCCCCGACCCAGGGGAAGATCGTTTCGAGGCCGAAGGCCGTCTCCCAAACGGACGTCATCTCCGCGGCAACGTGCCAGGTGAACTCCAGGTCGATGTGCTCTTCGCCGAAGGTGAACGACCAATCCAGGGTGACCGGCTCGTCGCCCATCGGAATGCCCTTCAGCGTGAGGCGCGAACCGTCCGCACTCTGCTCGACCTGCGCCGGTGCGCCCGGCCGATCCGTCGCGCCGAAAGCCCCCACCGCGAGGTACGGACCCGTCGCGCGAAACGACGACGCGAGCAGCTCCCGCGGTTCGGCGTCGGGAAATCTCGCCATGAAGGAGCGCAGCGCCGCCCGGGGCGAAACCTGCACGATGGCACGGTACGCGGGACGATTCACCGTCACGTATTTCACCGCCTCCCAACGCAGCCGCGCCAGGTAAACGCCTCCCTCACCCCATCCGGCGGCGCTCGCGAACCAGGTTCCATCGGCATCTTGCACGACCTCGGCGGCATGCGATGGAATCGTTCCCACGCGATGCGAAGGCTCGAAGTGAAACGGGTCGCCGCTGAAGTACACCGCCGTCGACGAATACGCATC
It includes:
- a CDS encoding serine/threonine protein kinase — its product is MTSDPDDPFAWIGHALEGRYDVEKVVGEGGFAVVYRGHHKGLDDAVAIKCLKIPRKLAGEERERFLQSFLDEGKLLHRLSRANANIVQALDVGATTSPNGTWTPYLVLEWLDGESLEDDLRARSKKDLPPRSLEETLALLEPAARALATAHAQGIAHRDIKPANLFLCTVAGKRIIKVVDFGIAKVIGESTDLQRAHEATGMSLHAFTPRYGAPEQFDRRFGATGPWTDVFALALIVVEMTAGHSAMQGDSAQLFVASSNVQHRPTLRALDIDVGTAADAVEQVLLRALAVDPKERYASAGDFWDALVLAAKGATLVDPLPEAPAAARTRAPVDPLAATVASLRVPDTTRVDVHKPEPSISTAMASVDVPARPAPRKGNPFLWIALAGTAALGVVWFAFRSPADSPPARAATPVASSSAAPPKPSAPPPVASASAAPIMAPAPATPAPSAPMACSSGLVPYVDTNVGYSLCIPNEFRDIVAVDGAIRKGELELTMRGGYLQAGTSLDSMFEHDKADEPETGRTILPAKTEKTANAFSLAGTVHGKSFFQRTVTTTDRFATFQLVYPTADRKTIEPKLEHMMPTFIIGSKTSR
- a CDS encoding family 43 glycosylhydrolase; the protein is MTCSNEYEVTSDPFFRIYDPSVGESEPWYINDHAFVRGPDGTWHLFGITHPEPAAPLDEKSFAHATSASLTGGPWQKQPPALVADPAYGESLLWAPYVLLHEGTYYMFYCAGAEDHTRYRIRLATSNDLWTWTRHPEPLFEDGFDARDPMVIRVGDRWVMYYTATSEPAGGAHVVAYRTSTDLRHFGERRIAFRDPSSGTFGGPTESPFVVKRDGGYYLFIGPRDAYSSTAVYFSGDPFHFEPSHRVGTIPSHAAEVVQDADGTWFASAAGWGEGGVYLARLRWEAVKYVTVNRPAYRAIVQVSPRAALRSFMARFPDAEPRELLASSFRATGPYLAVGAFGATDRPGAPAQVEQSADGSRLTLKGIPMGDEPVTLDWSFTFGEEHIDLEFTWHVAAEMTSVWETAFGLETIFPWVGDATNLRREGDVGGFAPWSLSGDGGTSLVLAYRTGSAWREGNRWFAPGHGYVAWQPLWKNGGVPWSAETYPGGLFRMAASARGSDRSFAERIAADLNGAVV